In the Doryrhamphus excisus isolate RoL2022-K1 chromosome 2, RoL_Dexc_1.0, whole genome shotgun sequence genome, ATCGAGAAATGCATCGGAAGCCAACTCAGCGACCTTAAAAATGGCGTGATGTACTCCTGCATTCTGGTCATTGTCAGCACTTGTGCTGGCTATTTTCTTCAGATGGtagtttgttgtcatttttgatgttgggaataaaatcaccatcaaaatCAAAAGGAATGGCCAGTTTTTAACACAATAAGAAGGTTCAACacttttaactttttaacttaTCTGTCTGGCCTTCAGGACAAATAACTTTTGACTGCCATCCATGATTTCATATCAAGAATACAGTTAAAAAAGGTTATTGACTGACTTGGAGTTTCCAAGTGAAAAAGCAGTGTGTATGTAAATGAAAAAGAAATGGACCTAAAATTGAACCTTGAGGTTCACCATACAAACCCCCTGAGCCATACTTTCACTTGTACCACAATGATTCCAGCATCGAACAACAATGtctttgaaaataaatgaaccaAGAAATTCACTCAAATGGGACATGTAAGCCCACTTTTAGTTAAATATTTATATCTTGAGAAAAAATCAAGAAAGAGGGCTCTATAGAATAGTgcatatattatgttttttttttgttttgttttttttaaaaaggtactGTCCAGCTACTGTCAATGACATGAAGGTTGTTGACCTATTTTATGTGAACTACAAAAAATAGAGGTGGTTTTGTTGCTAATAATAACAACCAAGTGCACCTCAGCTTGTATTGAAAATGACCCAGAAAGCAAATAGAGCGATGATTCAAGGTTTTTATACGTACAACAAAACAGAAGAAGGCAAGGCGTGGTTAAGTAAGAATGAGTTAGGACAATTTTGTATTAGTCCACAAGGAAATTCTTGTGCtggtatatttaaaataatagtaCTTCAACACTCAGTACTTTGCACACTTGACATGCAGTACCAgtaaaaagttcattcattctttcattttcgggggtggggggtgctggagcctatcccagctgtcttcagctgagagtcggggtacaccctggactggtggccagccaatcacaccctggactggtggccagccaatcacagggcacatatagacaaacaaccattcacactcacattcatacctatggacaatttggagtggccaattaacctagcatgtttttggaatgtgggaagaaaccggagtacccggagaaaacccacacatgcaaactccacacagagatggccgagggtggaattgaactcgggtctcctcgctgtgaggtctgtgcgctctaaccactccaccatgcagcccagtaAAAAGTTATTTTGTAGAACTTTCACattcaactcaatacaaaagtgtCTCCAAATATTTGACTGGTacttacagtggtgtgaaaaggtgtTTATCCCCCCCCTCGTCTGTCCCCCGCTCACTCAACTGCTTCATCCATAGCCGGTAGTTAGAttccaaaatacaaaaaggcAGTATTGACCTTAAAGCTAAGCTAACAATCTGACAACAGGTTTGAGAGAATGCAGGGGTTAAATAGTCCAGGTGTAATTGCTTGCAGGTGAGTAAAGCTCTCTTCCCAGCCTGACCAGTAGTGCACTACAACACATGACAGAGAGATGGCAGCAAAGCAACACCACAGCATATGACATTTGTGTCACTGGAATTGGATTTAAAGCATATAACTTATTGGATTGGATTATTCCACTGGATTTTGCTTTTTATGTATTCAAAACATCAAAATGACCCCTGGTTGGACACCCCTAAAGGAAGAATCCATGAATCCATGATCAACCATAATACAGCATGTATCAGCTCTACTGTAGGTTcttaaccaggggtctcaaacacgcggcccactagtttgtggcccccgccttaatatgaaagtttaatgttagtgcggcccaatatggatgctgtatggtatcatgtacccagaaaaaattattacgtttgattaatgttcatgttaaaggttaaataagtgttaatagttaacctccctatccgtgtggatgTGGTAaattttgggctatttaagtttaaaagaaataacttgaaggctaccgtttaggtcgctagctctctagtttgcgagttagcatgtgtttcaagaccctgcagttgcgcaatatgttgtaaataaaaaaagtataaatgtgactatagtcgtgttttgtcatgtctacagggctctaataatgctttgttaattttaatctgaaaaaaataatatcttattttgtgcagaaaaataaaaatttagatatttgagaacagtggaatgttttatcagagcttttgaaAAAGTTTCGGAACCAAAgcattgaaaaagtttgtatatttttctgtttttaataaatgcgttttttgggggaggtgggggggggggggtgttgcggcccagccttgcccagaccctagctccagtggcccccaggtaaattgagtttgagacccctgttcttaACAAATCTACAACTCCTCCTGCAGGCCGACTATGGTAATGCAGTCATCTGTGGTCATAAAGCAGTGGCACTGCAAAGCATGCTTGCAGCTCAGAATCCAATCCATATGCATATGGGGCATTCGTGCCAAGTCATGTGGCAACACAAACTACTGACACTTCCACTGCGGTGAGGATGAGACCCCCCCCTGCCAAGTCCTACTTTTATGGAACAGATGTCATTTGGTTTAGCCCATCTGTCACCGTTTGCCGGTCGCTCTGCCATTCTCCTCACAGCTGTCCTGATGTTGGAGGATGACGGAGTCACACTTTGCCTTGAAAGACCTCATTTTTCTTGTTGTATTTTCTCAATCAATTTTGTGCAGTGCTCTACTAAATCTAACAGATGGCGCtgtgcatagtgcatagtgaTTCAATTACAACATGAGCACAGTATGCTTTCAGTCTTCAGTGGAAAAATAACTTGGCTtggttccatttttttcaatttcattttcttttatggGGACTTCAGCAACTTCCAACAAACCGGCTGTTAAACTATTTAAAACCGCACTAATTTCCTGCTATGTTGGGCGTGTACCACAGTGACACGCATTTACTTTGACAAGGTGAACACAAACTGTATGCTCCTACAGTACTTCCACAAGTAGTATTAAAAAGCATACACTTTGTATttattcaagaaacaatacaagcagttgatgtttgctaaatacaaggatgaagagtcttgaaccagtcatgatgtgctatatatatcactatattgacacttactatggtacacattatgtcattggatggtcatatcacctcatactttggtacgggacaaaaaattaaaaaattaaaaaaaaaacaaaaaaaaaattaaactgtattatggaaagcagggagtgaacaaatgtaacagttactgattgtaaaagtaccagatggaggggtaggatttaataagctttgcttcttcctactccttttggacatgtggaactgtgaactgattatgggatgcactcaattgtaatctgatgcatgttcaaatgaaataaaaccattaccatttattataattaaaaatgtgaatggttgtttgtctatatgtgctctgtgattggctggcgaccagtccagagtgtaccccgcctctcacccaaagtcagctgggataggctccagcatacctcctcgactctcgtgaggataagcaacattTTTAATGGTCTGCTTCTCTTCCATTGTTaattttctttccattttttgGAGAAACTTTCTAAACAATGTTTAACCGATGTTCACGAGGGAATTGTACCACAATGTGTTTTCTGAAGACCACTTTTATCTGGTTATTTTCACAtcattgcatatttttatttgattttttaatcattttgctCAACATTTTGCAAGAGCAAGTTCAGAGTACTGAGATGTGTTGTTCAAACAACATGACATGATCATACATATCATGCATGTATTTTGAAAGTAAGACATTTTAAGCCTGGGCTATTGTTTCAGCAAGGCACATATACATTCAAGTCCAGCGTCACACTATTAATGCTTTATCATAACGAAATGTATTGCTTTGAAACTATGTTCCATGGACATAAACTGTAATCATGTATATTCGGATAAGGTTGAAAGAGTGCGTTAAGAGTGTTTTAGTACGAATTATTTTCAATTATCTCAGTAACTAAccactaaacacacacaaagcgcTTTCACAGTCGTTGTTTAAATGCAAACTCCCTAAATTGTGTCCTTCAAATGTTTCCTAGTAGAGTGCCTTCATTTGAGTAAATGTTGATGAAGTCACAAAATGATAGTCAAACGTCTAAAGTGTCATGCTGATATTGGAATCGGGGGCTGTTGTCACTGTAGAACTGACTGTACCAGCGTCTGTGTTTCTGGATGGCTGAATCCTCCTTCACCAGGAGAGGCTTGGAGATGTACCTCTTGTTGTTCCAGATCATAACATCCCGTTCAAACTAGACAAAGACACATGGACTTCATAAACATCACATGACTCCCAAAAGAAACAcgacacacacaaaaccttGTAGTGATCCATTGCTTAATAAAAACAATGATCAACCCATCATCCGTCAATCATGACAAGTCGAATCAATCTTGTCAGTCACACAAAATGCTTATTCACGGTTTACTCAACCTTTCATTTGGTTTAATCAGCATTTAAGCAACAGCGTTTAATCAGATTGAATGTGTTGAATGTGTGGTGGTACTTCTGTTGgtaatgccctgtgattggcttgcaaccagtccagggtgtaccccaccttttgcctataagtcagctgggataggctccagcatacccccgtgatccttgtgaggataaacggcaatTACTATTAATTTGCAGTATTGACTAATTTCAACCATTCTATTGAAGGAAGTCATGGGACTATGCTGAAAACATGGAGAATGGGTAGGATTAAATACACTCTGCTTTTTCCTACTTCTTTTCCGATGTATTGCAATcggttaaaggggacctattgtactttttgcacttttctgacctataaatgtagttagaatgttgcattctcatgttaaacgatgccaaagtttcagataatgaggtttgcgcatttggaagtgaaatttgagatggctcaaaacactccaaAAGGAGTGGTAAAACtaaccctttgtgatgtcacagaggggaggacgtccttatatggttcatagtgaGGAAGCCCTTTGGGCTTGCCTGGAGGCCTTATGgctataaattaaaaaagaccaTTATGGCAGGAAGCAAGAAAATAAAGCTCTATtgtataggtgcagattctggaagatctaaaataatttttgtgcaggttattgtgtgtagctgctctataggcgtccacaactcaatacaaagggccaaaaatgttTAAGCATgccagaaacaaacaaaagacatAACTGAAATGATGTGTCTCAAAATGGTATAACAGTGAAAGACAATTACAAGTTGAGTGCAACTGGGCTTCACCTGGATGGATTCTGCTTTGAGGAAGAATTTGGGCACCAGGGAGGGAATATTTGACTGATAGAAGATTGTATGCGAGACACACTGCAACAGGGGCTCCACTGGTGTCACACCCTGCATAATAACTCCACTTCCCAAAAAACTGTGGTCAAATCGCATAAGCACCACTCCTGGCCCGACCTGAAACAAAGAATATGTAAAGAACATGAAGTGTACCTCTACAAGGTTTGGCATTGACATTGAAAGTAACACAATGatgcaaaaatgacaataacattGCAACTTCTAAGCTAATATACCATCAAAAAATGTTCTagaatattgttgttgttttttttaaaccttcctGTACCTGTCTTGCAACGACATGAAGATCCAACACAGGCCAATGGCATCCAAACACATAAAGAGCATGTTTCACCAGCATCTGAGAACAATGGTTGTTGGGGAAGGACTCTGGTGCCCACTGAGCCTtgaataaaatacacacatttactGTATTAACATTTGAAATTGAGTTTCAAAATTGAAATTCAAATCAAAAAACATACTTTCCACTCATGTCGTACAAAGTGCCAGGTTTTGCTGTTTGTGTAGCGAAGGTCAGCTCCACTGGCAATACTTGCCGTGTGTAGGTGAGACAGGTGAGAGATGTCTGACGCATTTTCAGGGATCTCCTGTGgggaaaattataatattattggaataaagttcattcattcattttctaccgcattttcctcacgagggttgcgggggtgctggagcctatcccagctgtctttaggggagaggcggggtacaccctggactggtggccagccaatcacagggcacatatagacaaacaaccattcacactcacattcatacctatggacaatttggagtcgccaattaacctagcatgtttttggaatgcgggaggaaaccggagtacccggagaaaacccacgcatgtacggggagaacatgcaaactccacacagagatggccgagggtggaattgaaccctggtctcctagctgtgaggtctgcgcgctaaccactccttcaCCGTGCCACCCTGgaataaagttcattcattcattcattttctgccgctttttcctcacgagggtcgcgggggtgctggagtctatcccagctgtctttaggggagaggcggggtacaccctggactggtggccagccaatcacagggcacatatagacaaacaaccattcacactcacattcatacctatggacaatttggagtcgccaattaacctagcatgtttttggaatgcgggaggaaaccggagtacccggagaaaacccacgcatgtacggggagaacatgcaaactccacacagagatggccgagggtggaattgaaccctggtctcctagctgtgaggtctgcgcgctaaccactccttcaCCGTGCCACCCTGgaataaagttcattcattcattcattttctgccgctttttcctcacgagggtcgcgggggtgctggagtctatcccagctgtctttgggggagaggcggggtacaccctggactggtggccagccaatcacagggcacatatagacaaacaaccattcacactcacattcatgtctatggacaatttggagtcggcaattaacctagcatgtttttggaatgtgggaggaaaccggagtacccggagaaaacccacaaactccacacagagatggccaagggtggaattgaaccctagtctcctagctgtgaggtctgcgcgctaaccactcgaccaccgtgccgccctggaataaagttaaaatagaataatacattaatattacGTGAAGGAAATTTACAAAGACTAATATGCTGTGATGGGGTGTGGACCTAAGTGGGTTCGAGTAGTAAACATCACATACCACATACCTGTATGTGGGCATTGACAAAATGTTCTGTTCTGCCTCGATAGACCCACTCGCCCTTGGTGATCTCCTGCTGTTCCGGGACAGTCCACTGTGGATCTTCTCGATCACAGTGAAACCAAAGCAGAATCTGACCATTAACTTCACAGCTGGGCCAAGTGTCCACCTTCGCAAAATCAGGTACTGAAAAGCAGAACAAACCTTCATGTAATATCACATCCATCTTGAAATAGATAGAAAAGGCATTAATTAGAACCAATACCTTTTTCAGCATAAGGTATCCTCTCACATTTGCCATCGTCCCCCCGAAACTGCCATCCATGAAAGGGACACTCAACACAGTTTCCCACCACACGTCCTCCCACAGCCAGGTTGGCCCCCAAGTGGGGACAGTAGGCGTCAACCACGTAGACTTTCCCATCTTCGCCTCGAAACACTGCTAGCTGTTCCCCTGTAGGAGAAGTAATTGCAGAATGAAATAATGAAGTTCAGCACAAAATAATCTACCTTGATACTGTGCCATTATTACTAGCTTCCTTGTTTGAATGACATATTAACTGCTATCATTTTgacacagaacaaaaaaaaaagctttgggactccagcaaaccacagtgagagccattatccacaaatggtacagtggtgaaccttctccAAATAAAATGACCCCAAGTCCAGCGACTCATCCAGATCACAAAAAAGGCTCTCCaaaatgtggctgaatgacaacaattctgcaaagtagTGGGCAAAATAGTGGGcccaaattcctccacagcgctgtaagagactcatcaCTTTTCCACACTGGGTCATCTAGTTTCCTCCCTTAAAGtactttttcaaattttctgacctataaatgtaattagaatgttgtattctttttttttaataatattttttttataaaaataaagaatgttgtattcttgtggtaaatgatgccaaagtttcagataatgaggtttgcgtatttggaagtgagccctgaaacaaGGTTcaaatggctcaaaacactcggttttaaagggcgttgcaaaactgttcctttgtgatgtcacagaggaataCGCGATACACTCTCTAACCCAAGCTCTACTTCTGTGTTtccgttgctagcaatggctagcaaagtgtttctttgggtgaAAGGGAAAGACTAAATTGtgtgtccacaactcaatacaaaaggccaaataTGAGCCTAATTGGTTATAATgtgcaaaataataacaaataagaaAGTGGGCAAACAGTTTTTCATAAGTGTATATAGTCTAAACTGAAATGTAAAGTATaaggtttaaaggggacctattatgctcatttttccaccctttgtattgagttgtggactcctatagagcagctactcacaataacctgcacagaagatctttctggatcttccagaatataCACCCATaccagctgcatttccttggatttgtgcttcccgctaaaactgtctgttttaatgtattccacccacgcccacgcccactccacagtgattggtcacacgtctaatatagtgggtataggagttgataataaatgaataaaagtttttggagagctaattggaAAGTGTTTAGgggctactggcagctcatcgTGTATGAACTCCGCTGGACGTGTGGCAACCTCATTtgcaaggatctgtacacaattccttGAAGGTGCAAACATCGTATGGCCAGCGTATCCAGTCATGCCACCCACTGAGCATGTCTGGGATGCTCTGGATCGTCGTACACGGTATGCTGTATAAGTTTTTAGGATAACAGGGGAGCTGACCCTGAGGTGAGTCGgtccctgtcaatcacagggcacatagagaacCCACACACCACATAATGGAGTGGAGTGTCATCGCAAGTGCAACGGTCCCCTGTTCCATTTGGAGCATATGCAATAGTATGTAATGGGAATATATTTAATGTGTATGTACTACTGGGACTACTTGGACTACTGGGACATAAGCCAGTAGTTGTAGATACTGACTGTATTTCCAGGTTCAGTTATGCCTCCTCACTGTAACTCATCTGGGTCTCAATACTTGGCTGACCTACAGTTATCATGTTGCCTCAAGATTAGAAGGTGATGTGTGGCTATACGGAGGACATCCCTTTAatgcagggatgtccaaagtgcaaacCGGGGGCCATGTTCGGCCCAccgttcttaaaaaaaaaaacgacaaaaacaaaagcaatatTTGAACGTGAATGACTCAATAGCCACATTTAAATACTGATTTGCAGAAATGAATTCAGAAACATATTCAATGATGCCacaagaaatatacaaatactgtatccGTCTAgtgctaatttattcattcattcattttc is a window encoding:
- the zgc:92275 gene encoding cholesterol 7-desaturase nvd, with the protein product MIGAYLHTRGVAASAGLAVCAVLLMQAGEPQGPVVGTEVSTWMDKALQGAAVHAGVCVFIGVIVVLFTALYKLLFSPLELLKAPEDVGYLTEDGRSKARNANDVRRRRKTGDLPPVYPNGWYRVMDSHMLRKGDVRDVTMLGEQLAVFRGEDGKVYVVDAYCPHLGANLAVGGRVVGNCVECPFHGWQFRGDDGKCERIPYAEKVPDFAKVDTWPSCEVNGQILLWFHCDREDPQWTVPEQQEITKGEWVYRGRTEHFVNAHIQEIPENASDISHLSHLHTASIASGADLRYTNSKTWHFVRHEWKAQWAPESFPNNHCSQMLVKHALYVFGCHWPVLDLHVVARQVGPGVVLMRFDHSFLGSGVIMQGVTPVEPLLQCVSHTIFYQSNIPSLVPKFFLKAESIQFERDVMIWNNKRYISKPLLVKEDSAIQKHRRWYSQFYSDNSPRFQYQHDTLDV